One window of bacterium genomic DNA carries:
- a CDS encoding GNAT family N-acetyltransferase → MAQIRRAVDQDFEAAHRLLEQLMPAPSNLRHAIWSRTLAHQGYAAWIAEVDGRPAGFIDLYVFPDIGHGRDIGLINNLVVGEEFRRRGLGEALLDETVGYCRARDVVELHLWTDFDNAGALALYARRGFVRRSLLMELEL, encoded by the coding sequence ATGGCGCAGATCCGCCGTGCGGTCGATCAGGATTTTGAGGCGGCGCACCGGCTGCTGGAGCAGCTGATGCCCGCGCCGTCGAACCTCAGGCACGCCATCTGGAGCCGGACGCTCGCCCATCAGGGCTACGCGGCCTGGATCGCGGAGGTCGACGGCCGCCCCGCCGGGTTTATCGACCTGTACGTCTTTCCGGACATCGGGCACGGCCGCGACATCGGCCTGATCAACAATCTTGTCGTCGGCGAAGAGTTCAGGCGCCGCGGCTTGGGCGAGGCGCTGCTGGACGAAACCGTCGGGTACTGCCGGGCGCGCGACGTCGTCGAACTGCATCTGTGGACCGACTTCGACAACGCCGGGGCGCTCGCGCTGTATGCACGCCGTGGCTTTGTCCGGCGCTCGCTCCTCATGGAGCTCGAACTGTGA
- a CDS encoding haloacid dehalogenase type II: MNGGGTAPAPDTITFDCYGTLVDFDLNRVTRAILGDRLRIDGVHEAEFLDDFRVMRFQAVLEPYRPYEALLRVTLEQAMRLHGMPYRGADGDALVAAVPAFGPFPEVPGALTRLREKYRLAIISNTDDDLIRGNVERIGVDFDFVITAQQARAYKPRREAFEYALRRVGRTPAQVVHVAQGFEYDIMPTHEFGMRRIWINRGGRRGSSAFMPYEELPDMSRLPTLLGLPPASVP; the protein is encoded by the coding sequence GTGAACGGCGGCGGAACGGCGCCCGCGCCGGATACCATCACGTTCGATTGTTACGGCACGCTCGTCGACTTCGACCTGAACCGCGTCACCCGCGCCATCCTCGGAGACCGCCTACGCATCGACGGCGTGCACGAGGCGGAGTTCCTGGACGACTTCCGCGTGATGCGCTTCCAGGCCGTCCTGGAGCCGTACCGTCCGTACGAAGCCCTCCTCCGCGTCACGCTGGAGCAGGCGATGCGCCTGCACGGCATGCCGTACCGCGGCGCGGACGGCGATGCGCTGGTCGCGGCGGTTCCCGCGTTCGGACCGTTCCCGGAGGTCCCGGGCGCGCTGACGCGGCTCAGAGAGAAGTACCGGCTCGCGATCATTTCGAACACCGACGACGACCTGATCCGGGGCAACGTCGAGCGAATCGGCGTGGACTTCGACTTCGTGATCACGGCGCAGCAGGCGCGCGCCTACAAGCCGCGGCGCGAGGCGTTCGAGTACGCGCTGCGCAGGGTCGGCCGGACGCCCGCGCAGGTGGTGCACGTCGCCCAAGGGTTCGAGTACGACATCATGCCGACGCACGAGTTCGGGATGCGGCGGATCTGGATCAACCGCGGCGGCCGCCGGGGCAGCAGCGCTTTCATGCCCTACGAAGAACTCCCCGACATGTCCCGCCTGCCCACCCTGCTCGGGCTCCCCCCGGCTTCAGTTCCATGA
- a CDS encoding FAD-binding oxidoreductase, with translation MNEIPYWIDTAPEFPDRAGRPLPDRADVAVVGGGLTGLNAAIALARKGAATVVLEQGRFGSGAAGRNGGMCTTGLSVGPATAVKRYGLAAARAYHDVYREAVDFVESLVRAEGIDCHFRRAGRLGVACKPSHHDRQRATQRLLAEQFGHEMFLIGPSELRSEIGSNAYHGALLDPLSAGLHPGKYVRGLTDVAERAGARLHENTKVTGVGREPGGRFRIATARGPVSARQVLVATDAYTSGVFPALRRRMVVVGSFIVATEPLGEARAAEIIPRARMVVDTKNIGHYYRLTPDNRLLFGGRARFALSNPGSDRRSGRILRRDMLAIFPQLADARIEYVWGGHVGFPADRMPHAGEMGGLYYSMGYSGHGVQMASLMGARMAEIMDGHPEANPWRKLQARPFPTYSGTAWFLPFVGAYYSVKDRWG, from the coding sequence TTGAACGAGATCCCGTACTGGATCGACACGGCGCCGGAGTTCCCCGACCGCGCGGGGCGGCCGCTTCCCGACCGCGCCGACGTCGCCGTTGTCGGCGGCGGCCTCACCGGCCTCAATGCCGCGATCGCGCTCGCGCGAAAGGGCGCCGCGACGGTCGTGCTCGAGCAGGGGCGGTTTGGCTCCGGCGCCGCCGGCCGGAACGGCGGCATGTGCACAACGGGGCTGTCGGTCGGACCGGCCACCGCGGTGAAGCGCTACGGCCTCGCAGCCGCCCGCGCCTACCACGATGTGTATCGCGAGGCCGTCGACTTCGTCGAGTCGCTGGTGCGGGCGGAAGGGATCGACTGCCACTTCCGGCGCGCGGGCCGGCTCGGTGTCGCGTGCAAGCCCTCGCACCACGACCGCCAGCGGGCGACCCAGAGGCTCCTGGCCGAGCAGTTCGGCCACGAGATGTTCCTCATCGGCCCGTCGGAGTTGCGGTCGGAGATCGGCTCGAACGCCTACCACGGCGCGCTGCTGGACCCGCTCAGCGCCGGACTGCACCCCGGCAAGTACGTTCGCGGGCTGACCGATGTCGCGGAGCGAGCGGGGGCCCGGCTCCATGAAAACACAAAGGTCACCGGCGTCGGACGCGAACCCGGCGGGCGCTTCCGGATCGCCACCGCGCGCGGCCCCGTGTCCGCGCGACAGGTTCTGGTGGCCACGGACGCCTACACGAGCGGCGTCTTTCCCGCCCTCCGGCGGCGCATGGTCGTCGTCGGCAGCTTCATCGTCGCAACGGAGCCGCTCGGCGAGGCGCGCGCGGCGGAGATCATCCCGCGCGCACGAATGGTGGTCGACACCAAAAATATCGGCCATTACTACCGGCTGACGCCGGACAATCGGCTGCTCTTCGGCGGCCGGGCGCGCTTCGCGCTCTCCAATCCGGGCTCCGACCGGAGGAGCGGCCGCATCCTCCGGCGCGACATGCTGGCGATCTTTCCGCAGCTCGCCGATGCGCGGATCGAATACGTCTGGGGCGGCCACGTCGGTTTCCCCGCCGACCGCATGCCGCACGCCGGCGAGATGGGCGGCCTGTACTACTCGATGGGCTATTCGGGCCACGGTGTGCAGATGGCGTCGCTCATGGGCGCGCGCATGGCCGAGATCATGGACGGACACCCCGAAGCGAATCCATGGCGGAAGCTGCAGGCGCGGCCCTTTCCGACCTACTCGGGCACGGCCTGGTTCCTGCCGTTCGTGGGCGCCTATTACAGTGTAAAGGATCGCTGGGGTTGA
- a CDS encoding DUF427 domain-containing protein, producing MKATWRGDVIAQSEQTLDVGGYTYFPRDAVRMDLLRISPKTPHDLECPHGVQFYDVVNGAASSPRAAWSYEAPRDSMKKVDHWVGFWEDVEVG from the coding sequence ATGAAGGCGACATGGCGCGGAGACGTCATCGCGCAGAGCGAACAGACGCTGGACGTCGGCGGCTACACGTACTTCCCGCGGGACGCCGTCCGCATGGACCTGCTGCGGATCTCACCGAAGACGCCGCACGATCTGGAGTGCCCGCACGGCGTGCAGTTCTACGACGTGGTCAACGGCGCGGCATCGAGCCCGCGCGCTGCCTGGTCTTACGAAGCCCCGCGCGACTCGATGAAGAAGGTCGACCACTGGGTCGGGTTCTGGGAGGACGTCGAGGTCGGCTAA
- a CDS encoding rhomboid family intramembrane serine protease, with translation METYTCPACGHVLARRQDGHGVFWDCPACGGRAVGVGLLKQLRDPALVTRAWLTAESTASGGRPCPMCGRPMHVVTLDALPKLEICLLCEFVWCDPKVYESLPAGAGAAAAAQVGADTPATRDLPEEARVILATEESRRIAERGAGADPPDAWWKYVAAFFGMPVRDGREQLDRPPWATWGLVAFTCCVSGLSFLNLPHWVAMFGLIPAQAQRYWGLTFVTSFFLHAGVLHLVSNMYFLLLFGDNVEETIGVGRYLPLIFLAAAAGGAVHATFDPHRTVPLIGASGGIAGVMTFYACQFPGVRLKFLVGWVLYGLYRWVTVPTWGFFAFWIALQGIGAIQQVAGFSNVSSLGHLGGAAVGALFYLEWRFVGSAAAGPEPAAGVRPATARARPS, from the coding sequence GTGGAGACGTACACCTGTCCGGCCTGCGGGCACGTGCTGGCGCGCCGGCAGGATGGCCACGGCGTCTTCTGGGACTGTCCGGCCTGCGGCGGCCGCGCGGTCGGCGTCGGCCTGCTGAAGCAGCTGCGCGATCCCGCCCTCGTCACGCGCGCGTGGCTCACGGCTGAATCAACCGCCTCGGGCGGGCGGCCGTGCCCAATGTGCGGGCGGCCGATGCATGTCGTCACCCTCGACGCGCTCCCCAAACTGGAGATCTGCCTTCTCTGCGAATTCGTCTGGTGTGACCCCAAGGTCTACGAGAGTTTGCCGGCGGGCGCCGGGGCGGCCGCCGCGGCTCAGGTCGGGGCGGACACCCCCGCGACGCGGGACTTGCCCGAAGAAGCTCGCGTGATCCTGGCCACGGAGGAGTCTCGACGCATCGCCGAGCGGGGCGCGGGAGCCGACCCACCCGATGCATGGTGGAAGTACGTCGCCGCGTTTTTCGGCATGCCCGTGCGGGACGGCCGGGAGCAGCTGGACCGGCCCCCGTGGGCCACGTGGGGGCTCGTGGCGTTCACCTGTTGCGTCAGCGGCCTGTCGTTCCTCAACCTGCCGCATTGGGTGGCCATGTTCGGGCTCATCCCGGCGCAGGCGCAGCGGTACTGGGGCCTGACCTTCGTCACGTCCTTCTTCCTCCATGCCGGCGTCTTGCACTTGGTCAGCAACATGTACTTCCTCTTGCTGTTCGGAGACAACGTCGAGGAAACGATCGGCGTCGGCCGCTACCTGCCGCTCATCTTCCTGGCCGCCGCGGCGGGCGGTGCGGTCCACGCAACGTTCGATCCCCACCGCACCGTACCGCTCATCGGCGCGTCCGGCGGGATCGCCGGGGTGATGACGTTCTACGCCTGCCAGTTCCCGGGCGTCCGGCTGAAGTTCCTCGTGGGATGGGTCCTCTACGGCCTCTACCGGTGGGTCACCGTACCGACGTGGGGCTTCTTCGCGTTCTGGATCGCGCTGCAGGGCATAGGCGCGATACAGCAGGTGGCCGGCTTCTCCAATGTCTCATCCCTCGGCCACCTGGGCGGCGCCGCCGTGGGCGCACTCTTCTACCTCGAGTGGCGGTTTGTTGGATCTGCCGCCGCGGGGCCCGAGCCGGCCGCCGGCGTTCGCCCGGCTACGGCGAGAGCCAGACCGTCCTGA
- a CDS encoding ABC transporter substrate-binding protein: protein MRRICALLAAAVLLGGLLTIASAQGGRRGGTLRAGLDADPPTMDPHLSGSAVDRQVYQNLYDKLVDTDAGLAIVPMLATSWTISPDGRAVTFKLRQGVKFHDGTPFNAEAVKYNFERMLDPKFPSVRRSEIRPVTGVTATDPYTVVISLERPYSPLLYVLTDRAGMMVSPAAARAAGTNFAQHPVGTGPFEWVERVPQDHITLRRNANYWVKGEPYVDEVVFRPITDDNARVANVKSGDVDIINLVPLPQVKTLTQEAAAPGARFKLIEHGAMAWTALSLNVTKPPFDNKLLRQAFAATIDRNAIANVVLQGAAYPAYSLFPNGTAAYDPGFKLPPRSIATAKEKLQAAGRPGGFEFALIILPGQQRVALAQAVQAMAADAGIRVTIKTEEQGTFVSDVTNRQAQSGVIEWSGRPDPDFDIYPFVTQSGFGSFNYVGYTGDKMQTILDAARYLNDMNQRRRAYRQAMEILADDVPYVPLFFPKEYKLESTRVHGFIQVPDGMMRLRTVWLSP, encoded by the coding sequence GTGCGGAGAATCTGTGCGCTCCTGGCGGCCGCCGTGCTGCTCGGCGGCCTGCTCACGATCGCGTCTGCGCAGGGCGGCCGGCGCGGCGGCACGCTGCGGGCCGGGCTCGACGCCGATCCGCCGACGATGGACCCGCATCTCTCCGGGTCGGCCGTCGACCGCCAGGTCTACCAGAACCTCTACGACAAGCTGGTCGATACCGACGCCGGCCTCGCGATCGTCCCCATGCTCGCGACCTCCTGGACGATCTCGCCGGACGGCAGGGCCGTCACGTTCAAGCTGCGGCAGGGCGTGAAGTTCCACGACGGTACGCCGTTCAACGCGGAAGCGGTGAAGTACAACTTCGAGCGGATGCTCGACCCGAAGTTCCCCTCGGTGCGCCGCAGCGAGATCCGGCCGGTCACCGGCGTGACCGCGACCGACCCGTACACGGTCGTGATCTCCCTCGAGCGGCCCTACAGCCCGCTGCTCTACGTGCTGACGGACCGCGCCGGCATGATGGTGTCGCCGGCCGCCGCCCGGGCCGCCGGGACGAACTTCGCCCAGCATCCCGTCGGGACCGGCCCGTTTGAGTGGGTGGAGCGGGTGCCGCAAGACCACATCACGCTGCGCCGGAACGCCAACTACTGGGTGAAGGGCGAGCCCTACGTCGACGAGGTCGTCTTCCGGCCGATCACGGACGACAACGCCCGCGTCGCCAACGTCAAGTCCGGCGACGTCGACATCATCAATCTGGTGCCGCTGCCCCAGGTCAAGACGCTGACGCAGGAGGCGGCGGCGCCCGGCGCGCGGTTCAAACTCATCGAGCACGGCGCGATGGCGTGGACGGCGCTCTCGCTCAACGTCACGAAGCCGCCGTTCGACAACAAGCTGCTGCGGCAGGCGTTCGCGGCGACGATCGACCGCAACGCGATCGCCAACGTCGTGCTGCAGGGCGCCGCGTATCCCGCCTACTCGCTGTTCCCGAACGGCACCGCGGCGTACGACCCGGGCTTCAAGCTGCCGCCGCGCAGCATCGCCACGGCGAAGGAGAAGCTTCAGGCGGCCGGCCGTCCGGGCGGCTTCGAGTTCGCGCTCATCATCCTGCCGGGCCAGCAGCGCGTCGCGCTTGCCCAAGCGGTCCAGGCGATGGCGGCCGACGCCGGGATCCGCGTCACGATCAAGACCGAAGAGCAGGGCACCTTCGTGAGCGACGTGACGAACCGGCAGGCGCAGTCGGGCGTCATCGAATGGAGCGGGCGGCCGGACCCGGATTTCGACATCTACCCGTTCGTGACGCAGTCGGGTTTCGGCTCGTTCAACTACGTGGGTTACACCGGCGACAAGATGCAGACGATCCTCGACGCCGCGCGGTACCTCAACGACATGAACCAGCGCCGGCGCGCGTACCGCCAGGCCATGGAGATTCTCGCGGACGACGTCCCCTACGTGCCGCTGTTCTTTCCGAAGGAGTACAAGCTGGAATCCACGCGCGTGCACGGCTTCATTCAAGTGCCGGACGGGATGATGCGGCTCAGGACGGTCTGGCTCTCGCCGTAG